A single region of the Agromyces sp. Leaf222 genome encodes:
- the rox gene encoding rifampin monooxygenase has translation MHDVIISGGGPTGMMLAAELRLHGVDVLVLERDAVPSPAVRSLGLHARSIEILDQRGLLDRFLEHGTRYPAGVGRFAGIDTPAPADLDTEHAYVLGIPQPVTDRLLAERAAELGAEIRRGTEVTEFAQGDEGVEVELADGTRLRSRWLVGCDGGRSLTRRRLDIGFPGEPATTEWLLGEVRVTMPADEIAAISDEVRRTHRGFGIGPAGDGLSRAVVPAASVAEDRTVPPTLEEFRAQLLAYAGTDFGVHSPRSLTRFSDATRLAERYRVDRVLIAGDAAHVHPPLGGQGLNLGIQDAFNLGWKLAAEVDGRAPAGLLDSYFTERHPVAESVLTLTRAQSELLLPEPGPLAVRRLLTELMDFDDVSRLLAERVTSIGIRYDLGDGPALLGRRLRDIRLSDGRLYDRMHDGRGLLLDRTGALSAGRWTDRVDLLADADAELDAPAVLLRPDGHVAWIGDDQHDLDDRLPAWFGAPQSTA, from the coding sequence ATGCACGACGTGATCATCAGCGGCGGCGGACCGACGGGCATGATGCTCGCCGCCGAACTGCGCCTGCACGGCGTGGACGTGCTCGTGCTCGAGCGGGATGCCGTGCCGAGCCCGGCCGTGCGCTCGCTCGGCCTGCATGCGAGAAGCATCGAGATCCTCGACCAGCGCGGGCTCCTCGACCGCTTCCTCGAGCACGGCACGCGGTATCCGGCCGGCGTCGGCCGGTTCGCCGGCATCGACACGCCTGCTCCCGCCGACCTCGACACCGAGCATGCCTACGTGCTCGGCATCCCCCAGCCGGTCACCGATCGCCTGCTCGCCGAGCGCGCCGCCGAGCTCGGCGCCGAGATCCGGCGCGGCACCGAGGTGACGGAGTTCGCGCAGGGCGACGAGGGCGTCGAGGTCGAGCTCGCCGACGGCACCCGGCTGCGCTCGCGCTGGCTCGTCGGCTGCGACGGCGGGCGCAGCCTGACCCGGAGGCGGCTCGACATCGGATTCCCGGGCGAGCCGGCCACGACCGAGTGGCTCCTCGGCGAGGTGCGGGTGACCATGCCCGCCGACGAGATCGCCGCCATCTCCGATGAGGTGCGCAGGACGCATCGCGGGTTCGGCATCGGCCCCGCCGGAGACGGACTGTCGCGCGCGGTCGTGCCCGCGGCATCCGTCGCCGAGGATCGCACGGTGCCACCGACCCTCGAGGAGTTCCGCGCGCAGCTGCTGGCGTACGCGGGCACCGACTTCGGCGTGCACTCGCCGCGTTCGCTGACCCGGTTCAGCGACGCCACCCGCCTCGCCGAGCGTTACCGGGTCGACCGGGTGCTCATCGCGGGCGACGCGGCGCACGTGCACCCTCCGCTGGGCGGGCAGGGGCTGAACCTCGGCATCCAGGACGCGTTCAACCTCGGCTGGAAGCTCGCGGCCGAGGTCGACGGGCGGGCGCCGGCCGGCCTGCTCGACAGCTACTTCACCGAGCGGCATCCGGTCGCCGAGAGCGTGCTGACCTTGACCCGAGCCCAGAGCGAGCTGCTGCTGCCCGAACCCGGCCCGCTCGCCGTGCGCCGCCTGCTGACCGAGCTCATGGACTTCGACGACGTCAGCAGGCTGCTCGCCGAGCGGGTCACCTCGATCGGCATCCGCTACGACCTCGGCGACGGACCCGCGCTGCTCGGCCGTCGGCTGCGCGACATCCGCCTCTCCGACGGGCGCCTCTACGACCGCATGCACGACGGCCGCGGACTGCTGCTCGACCGCACGGGTGCGCTCTCGGCGGGCAGGTGGACCGACCGGGTCGACCTGCTCGCCGACGCCGATGCAGAGCTCGACGCGCCCGCGGTGCTGCTGCGACCCGACGGCCACGTCGCATGGATCGGCGACGACCAGCACGACCTCGACGACCGCCTGCCGGCCTGGTTCGGCGCGCCTCAGTCGACCGCGTAG
- a CDS encoding flavin-dependent oxidoreductase, whose protein sequence is MKIVIVGAGIGGLATALSLAAAGLRDVTVVERAQGLRPLGVGINLLPHAVRELTELGLVDAVAAIGTAPGRLSYFNRFGQPVWSEPRGLEAGYHWPQLSVHRGEFQLLLADEVRRRLGADAIRLGWRATGVEHGVAGADGRVVERARFADAAGAELVLDADVVIGADGIHSALRAQAHPTEGAPPWNRLVLWRGTALAPTYLDGRTMIMAGDAEQKFVAYPLVAPGTEAGMTRVNFIAERRAPEGVDETADWNHAVDPAPIVDLFADWDFDWLDVPAIIGAADEILEYPMVDRDPLDRWTVGRTTLLGDAAHALYPNGSNGASQAILDARSLAFHLATTADGGPDGIDAALAAYEADRRPITTKLSAMTRQLGPERVMQLAFERAPQGFADIHDVIPEAELREIADAYKVAAGFHPELLNERSSLTPAARA, encoded by the coding sequence GTGAAGATCGTCATCGTCGGAGCCGGAATCGGCGGACTGGCCACGGCCCTGAGTCTCGCGGCGGCGGGGTTGCGCGACGTGACCGTCGTCGAGCGGGCCCAGGGGCTCCGGCCGCTGGGCGTGGGCATCAACCTGCTGCCGCACGCCGTGCGCGAGCTCACCGAGCTCGGACTCGTCGACGCGGTCGCCGCGATCGGCACGGCGCCCGGTCGCCTCTCGTACTTCAACCGCTTCGGGCAGCCCGTGTGGAGCGAGCCCCGCGGACTCGAGGCGGGCTACCACTGGCCGCAGCTCTCGGTGCACCGCGGCGAGTTCCAGCTGCTGCTCGCCGACGAGGTGCGACGCCGCCTCGGCGCCGACGCGATCCGGCTGGGCTGGCGAGCGACGGGCGTCGAGCACGGGGTCGCCGGTGCGGACGGCCGCGTCGTCGAGCGGGCGAGGTTCGCGGATGCCGCGGGCGCCGAGCTCGTGCTCGACGCCGACGTCGTGATCGGGGCCGACGGCATCCACTCCGCCCTGCGGGCGCAGGCGCACCCGACCGAAGGCGCACCGCCGTGGAACCGCCTCGTGCTCTGGCGCGGCACCGCCCTCGCCCCCACCTACCTCGACGGCCGCACGATGATCATGGCCGGTGACGCCGAGCAGAAGTTCGTCGCCTACCCGCTCGTCGCCCCCGGCACCGAGGCGGGCATGACCCGCGTGAACTTCATCGCCGAGCGTCGTGCGCCAGAGGGCGTCGACGAGACCGCCGACTGGAACCACGCCGTCGACCCGGCGCCCATCGTCGACCTCTTCGCCGACTGGGACTTCGACTGGCTCGACGTGCCGGCGATCATCGGCGCCGCCGACGAGATCCTCGAGTACCCGATGGTCGACCGCGATCCCCTCGACCGCTGGACGGTCGGGCGCACGACGCTCCTCGGGGACGCCGCGCACGCGCTCTACCCGAACGGCTCGAACGGCGCCTCGCAGGCGATCCTCGACGCCCGGTCGCTCGCCTTCCACCTCGCGACCACGGCCGACGGGGGCCCCGACGGCATCGATGCCGCGCTCGCCGCATACGAGGCCGACCGCCGGCCCATCACGACGAAGCTGTCGGCGATGACGCGGCAGCTCGGCCCCGAGCGGGTGATGCAACTCGCCTTCGAACGGGCGCCGCAGGGGTTCGCCGACATCCACGACGTGATCCCAGAGGCCGAGCTGCGGGAGATCGCCGACGCCTACAAGGTGGCGGCCGGCTTCCACCCCGAGTTGCTCAACGAGCGCTCGTCGCTGACCCCGGCGGCGCGGGCATGA
- a CDS encoding MarR family winged helix-turn-helix transcriptional regulator, whose translation MTTTQPFSSAEATAWARLVAVSELLPTVLDAQLLRDVELTHFEYLVLSVLAASPEQTSRMTRLASQTNATLPRLSHVARRLEQKRLLERFPCPQDKRATNARITADGLAVLERAAPGHVATVRTNVLDALEPAELEQLAAITASILARLDPEGRLSATQCDATTRVASAGADAVPDAAAAVPA comes from the coding sequence ATGACGACCACCCAGCCCTTCTCCTCGGCCGAAGCCACGGCGTGGGCGAGGCTCGTCGCGGTGAGCGAACTGCTGCCGACCGTGCTCGACGCGCAGCTGCTGCGCGATGTCGAGCTCACGCATTTCGAGTACCTCGTGCTCTCGGTGCTCGCCGCCTCGCCCGAGCAGACCAGCCGCATGACCAGGCTCGCCTCGCAGACCAACGCCACGCTGCCGCGGCTCTCGCACGTCGCCCGCCGGCTCGAGCAGAAGCGCCTCCTCGAGCGCTTCCCGTGCCCGCAAGACAAGCGGGCGACGAACGCGCGCATCACCGCCGACGGCCTCGCGGTGCTCGAGCGGGCCGCCCCCGGCCACGTCGCGACCGTGCGCACGAACGTGCTCGACGCGCTCGAGCCGGCCGAACTCGAGCAGCTCGCGGCGATCACCGCGAGCATCCTCGCGCGGCTCGATCCTGAGGGGCGCCTCTCGGCGACGCAGTGCGATGCCACCACTCGGGTCGCCTCGGCCGGTGCCGACGCGGTGCCGGATGCCGCGGCGGCCGTTCCCGCGTAG
- a CDS encoding MarR family winged helix-turn-helix transcriptional regulator, which translates to MSIAARASAGEAGGASAEAADGLDVARLSGLISPLRRSLLRAARAAEHLPDLPDAQVEVLRALPVDTARSPVELAEDLSLNRTTVSNLLKSMEAGGLVTRATDATDRRRVEVRASAEAHRLLERFDAASASLVGDALSALGPADAAALAAALPALERLRDTLQERSRADRGIRSTADVAVEARA; encoded by the coding sequence ATGAGCATCGCGGCGCGCGCGTCGGCCGGCGAGGCCGGCGGCGCATCCGCCGAGGCGGCCGACGGCCTCGACGTGGCCCGCCTCAGCGGCCTCATCTCGCCGCTGCGACGCAGCCTCCTGCGCGCCGCGCGGGCGGCCGAGCACCTGCCCGACCTCCCCGACGCGCAGGTCGAGGTGCTCCGCGCGCTCCCGGTCGACACGGCGCGAAGCCCCGTGGAGCTGGCCGAGGACTTGAGCCTCAACCGCACGACCGTCAGCAACCTGCTGAAGTCGATGGAAGCCGGCGGGCTCGTCACGAGGGCGACGGATGCCACAGACCGCCGCCGCGTCGAGGTGCGCGCCTCGGCCGAGGCGCACCGCCTGCTCGAACGGTTCGACGCCGCGAGCGCGAGCCTCGTCGGCGACGCACTCTCCGCCCTCGGACCGGCCGATGCGGCCGCCCTCGCCGCGGCGCTGCCCGCCCTCGAGCGGCTGCGCGACACGCTGCAGGAGCGCTCGCGGGCCGACCGCGGCATCCGCTCGACCGCCGATGTCGCCGTAGAGGCACGCGCATGA
- a CDS encoding SDR family NAD(P)-dependent oxidoreductase, with protein sequence MALTANSTIAEWLADPAGKAALQGLVSQGGGSIDQLAPIASLPLQQLVVMSQGQMPQAAVDELVKAVNGGVIPEDAESTAWQEQVTPGRFAGKTVIVTGAASGIGRATASRIAREGGRVVAVDISAEKLDEFAASIPGAEIVPVAGDITKQESIDAIAAAAGEKIFGLANVAGINDDFSPIHETPDAIWDKVMAVNVTGTFKLTRAVVPFMLEAGKGSIVNVASEAGLRGNASGNAYTASKHAVVGLTKSAAFMYALQGVRVNAVAPGGVATGIPFPPHVSEVGSARLAPFQGAIPSVATAEALAASITFLLSEDAVNINGAILASDGGWSVQ encoded by the coding sequence ATGGCTCTCACCGCCAACTCCACCATCGCCGAGTGGCTCGCCGACCCCGCAGGCAAGGCCGCGCTCCAGGGCCTCGTGAGCCAGGGCGGCGGTTCGATCGACCAGCTCGCCCCCATCGCGAGCCTGCCCCTGCAGCAGCTCGTCGTCATGAGCCAGGGCCAGATGCCGCAGGCGGCCGTCGATGAGCTCGTGAAGGCCGTGAACGGCGGCGTCATCCCCGAAGACGCCGAGTCCACCGCCTGGCAGGAGCAGGTCACCCCCGGCCGCTTCGCCGGCAAGACCGTGATCGTCACCGGCGCGGCATCCGGCATCGGCCGCGCCACCGCGAGCCGCATCGCACGTGAGGGCGGCCGCGTCGTCGCCGTCGACATCTCGGCCGAGAAGCTCGACGAGTTCGCGGCATCCATCCCCGGCGCCGAGATCGTGCCCGTCGCCGGCGACATCACCAAGCAGGAGTCGATCGACGCGATCGCCGCCGCCGCCGGCGAGAAGATCTTCGGCCTCGCGAACGTCGCCGGCATCAACGACGACTTCTCGCCGATCCACGAGACGCCCGACGCCATCTGGGACAAGGTCATGGCCGTCAACGTCACCGGTACGTTCAAGCTCACCCGCGCGGTCGTGCCGTTCATGCTCGAGGCTGGCAAGGGCTCGATCGTCAACGTCGCGAGCGAGGCCGGCCTGCGCGGCAACGCGTCCGGCAACGCCTACACGGCCTCGAAGCACGCCGTCGTCGGCCTCACCAAGTCGGCCGCCTTCATGTACGCCCTGCAGGGCGTGCGCGTGAACGCCGTCGCCCCCGGCGGCGTCGCGACCGGCATCCCGTTCCCCCCGCACGTGTCCGAGGTCGGCTCCGCCCGGCTCGCGCCGTTCCAGGGTGCGATCCCGTCGGTCGCGACCGCCGAGGCGCTCGCCGCCTCGATCACGTTCCTGCTCAGCGAGGACGCCGTCAACATCAACGGCGCGATCCTCGCCTCGGACGGCGGCTGGTCGGTGCAGTAA
- a CDS encoding NADPH-dependent F420 reductase: protein MTTVSIIGNGNMGTAIGGLLADGGTTVEYVDRSTTDITGDIVVLAVPHPALAQIVAERGEQLAGKVVVDITNPLDFTTFDGLVVDADGSAAADLAAALPQSRVLKAFNTNFASTLASKTIGDATTTVLIAGDDADAKALLAAAVSAGGVKAVDAGALKRARELESLGFLQLTLAVQEKISWTGGFPLAA, encoded by the coding sequence ATGACCACGGTCAGCATCATCGGCAACGGCAACATGGGCACGGCGATCGGCGGCCTGCTCGCCGACGGCGGCACGACCGTCGAGTACGTCGACCGCAGCACCACCGACATCACGGGCGACATCGTCGTGCTGGCCGTGCCGCACCCCGCCCTCGCGCAGATCGTCGCCGAGCGCGGCGAGCAGCTCGCCGGCAAGGTCGTCGTCGACATCACGAACCCGCTCGACTTCACCACCTTCGACGGCCTCGTCGTCGACGCCGACGGCTCGGCCGCCGCCGACCTCGCCGCAGCGCTCCCCCAGTCGCGCGTGCTCAAGGCCTTCAACACGAACTTCGCGAGCACGCTCGCCTCGAAGACCATCGGCGATGCCACCACCACCGTGCTCATCGCGGGTGACGACGCCGACGCCAAGGCGCTGCTCGCCGCCGCCGTCAGCGCCGGCGGCGTCAAGGCCGTCGACGCCGGTGCGCTGAAGCGCGCCCGCGAGCTCGAGTCGCTCGGGTTCCTGCAGCTCACGCTCGCCGTGCAGGAGAAGATCTCGTGGACCGGCGGGTTCCCGCTCGCCGCGTAG
- a CDS encoding DUF3237 domain-containing protein, translating to MTGGADAAGRVEPPATRLVKLFRAAVVVDGIEDHGVTSAGHRRVVPILGGRLSDGLDAEVLAGGADWQVVRPDGTIEIDTRYTARTADGALLHLRTHGLRSGSAEVLAALGRGEVVPPEQYRFRLHVEVETSAPELAHLQRSLIVGVAARGPREVVYDAYAVD from the coding sequence ATGACCGGGGGAGCGGATGCCGCGGGTCGCGTCGAGCCGCCCGCGACCCGGCTCGTGAAGCTGTTCCGCGCGGCGGTCGTCGTCGACGGCATCGAGGACCACGGCGTGACGAGTGCCGGGCACCGACGTGTCGTGCCGATCCTCGGCGGGCGCTTGAGCGATGGCCTCGACGCCGAGGTGCTCGCCGGAGGCGCCGACTGGCAGGTCGTGCGGCCCGACGGCACCATCGAGATCGACACGCGCTACACGGCGCGCACCGCCGACGGCGCGCTGCTGCACCTGCGCACCCACGGCCTCCGCTCGGGCAGCGCCGAGGTGCTCGCGGCGCTCGGCCGCGGCGAGGTCGTGCCGCCCGAGCAGTACCGGTTCCGGCTGCACGTCGAGGTCGAGACATCCGCCCCCGAGCTGGCGCACCTGCAGCGCTCGCTCATCGTGGGCGTCGCCGCCCGCGGGCCCCGCGAGGTCGTCTACGACGCCTACGCGGTCGACTGA
- a CDS encoding TetR/AcrR family transcriptional regulator, translated as MTESTDDRVDARVERTRRALQQAALDLARAGRFDDATVAEITDEAGVNRSSFYQHYDDRQLLLADAIEAAEIDAVADLGTPTDIPAQLPPAMIAFLQHFETDAALYRRVLGERGSPIVVARIRARFEAQARAGVISSGTTAFEGLPIDIVAAGIAGSCMAVIQAWLELEPRPSVEIAADWVWRVLVGPGVPLSAEGRDAQP; from the coding sequence GTGACGGAATCGACCGACGACCGAGTGGATGCGCGCGTCGAGCGCACCCGGCGGGCACTGCAGCAGGCGGCGCTCGACCTCGCGCGCGCAGGCCGCTTCGACGACGCGACGGTCGCCGAGATCACCGACGAGGCCGGCGTCAACCGCTCGAGCTTCTACCAGCACTACGACGACCGGCAGCTGCTGCTCGCCGACGCCATCGAGGCGGCCGAGATCGACGCCGTCGCCGACCTCGGCACGCCGACCGACATCCCCGCGCAGCTGCCGCCGGCGATGATCGCGTTCCTGCAGCACTTCGAGACGGATGCCGCGCTCTACCGGCGCGTGCTGGGCGAGCGCGGCTCCCCCATCGTCGTCGCGCGCATCCGCGCCCGGTTCGAGGCGCAGGCGAGGGCAGGCGTCATCTCGTCGGGCACGACGGCCTTCGAAGGGCTCCCGATCGACATCGTCGCGGCCGGCATCGCGGGGTCGTGCATGGCCGTCATCCAGGCATGGCTCGAGCTCGAGCCACGGCCGAGCGTCGAGATCGCGGCCGACTGGGTCTGGCGCGTGCTCGTCGGCCCCGGCGTGCCGCTCTCGGCGGAAGGGCGCGACGCGCAACCGTAG
- a CDS encoding AI-2E family transporter, giving the protein MWWNRKHPKPQPAPEAPADVAAAAAATPLHRNAFLLMALGGGTLAVIGLAQIASIVAPVFLALILTICAQPIRVALERRGVPRGIATGAVIVALLALVVVFGYAVAIALGQFAELITQYTPEIQAWIASLGGWAASIGLDSSEISAALGSFDVGQIAQVVWGLVGGAVGVTTTFVIIFTMLLLMPMDASLLPAVLRKIEPHRPLLVHSLRDYAANVRRYMVVTTALGVAQGVINWVVLEFLGVPGAFIWGLLSFICSFIPNVGYFIAIIPPIVFGALTGGWPTVIAVIVLYGIVNAGVQSIVQPRVVGNAVALSQSITFFSVLFWAVVLGPTGAILAIPLTLLVRVLLIDTNPRMPWVRPLLGDFVETRATLSASDAERKAERRARKATGTSVPTATAQPGDDVKHD; this is encoded by the coding sequence ATGTGGTGGAATCGGAAGCACCCGAAACCCCAGCCGGCGCCCGAGGCTCCGGCAGACGTCGCTGCCGCCGCGGCGGCGACGCCCCTGCATCGCAACGCGTTCCTGCTCATGGCCCTCGGAGGCGGGACCTTGGCGGTCATCGGCCTCGCGCAGATCGCCTCGATCGTCGCACCGGTCTTCCTCGCCCTCATCCTGACCATCTGCGCGCAGCCGATCCGCGTCGCCCTCGAGCGACGCGGCGTGCCGCGCGGCATCGCCACGGGCGCCGTGATCGTCGCGCTCCTCGCGCTCGTGGTGGTCTTCGGCTACGCCGTGGCCATCGCGCTCGGCCAGTTCGCCGAGCTGATCACCCAGTACACCCCCGAGATCCAGGCCTGGATCGCGAGTCTCGGCGGCTGGGCCGCATCGATCGGCCTCGACTCCTCGGAGATCTCCGCGGCGCTCGGCAGCTTCGATGTCGGACAGATCGCCCAGGTCGTCTGGGGGCTCGTCGGCGGCGCCGTCGGTGTGACCACGACCTTCGTCATCATCTTCACGATGCTGCTCCTGATGCCGATGGACGCCTCGCTGCTGCCCGCCGTGCTGCGCAAGATCGAGCCGCATCGCCCCCTGCTCGTGCACTCGCTGCGCGACTACGCCGCGAACGTCCGTCGCTACATGGTCGTGACGACCGCGCTCGGCGTCGCCCAGGGCGTCATCAACTGGGTCGTCCTCGAGTTCCTCGGCGTCCCGGGCGCGTTCATCTGGGGCCTCCTGTCATTCATCTGCAGCTTCATCCCCAACGTCGGCTACTTCATCGCGATCATCCCGCCGATCGTCTTCGGCGCCCTCACCGGCGGGTGGCCGACCGTCATCGCGGTCATCGTGCTCTACGGCATCGTCAACGCGGGCGTGCAGTCGATCGTCCAGCCGCGCGTCGTCGGCAACGCCGTCGCCCTCAGCCAGTCGATCACCTTCTTCTCCGTGCTGTTCTGGGCGGTCGTGCTCGGGCCCACGGGTGCGATCCTCGCGATCCCCCTCACGCTCCTGGTGCGCGTCCTGCTCATCGACACCAACCCGCGCATGCCATGGGTGCGCCCCCTGCTCGGGGACTTCGTCGAGACGAGGGCGACCCTCAGTGCATCGGATGCCGAGCGAAAGGCCGAGCGGCGCGCGCGCAAGGCCACCGGCACGTCCGTGCCCACCGCGACCGCCCAGCCCGGCGACGACGTGAAGCACGACTGA
- a CDS encoding GAP family protein: MLAAIGHLLPLAVATAVSSVPIMATIVLLLSPNRTRTALPFLIGWVAGLLLVVSMCTLFAQLIPTPKLGLRPNTAIGIWETVIGSALIVLAIVSWARTRHDSRTELPKWLRSIDKIGAWPAVGLALVLNLRPKAILLAIAAGLAIRGEDLDFADTAISIGVYVVIAASTVAVPIIVTLADPKRMQPRLLIWQDWLIRNSAVVTSLIVLLIGVVVLGSGLSRF; encoded by the coding sequence ATGCTCGCCGCCATCGGCCACCTGCTCCCGCTCGCGGTCGCCACCGCGGTCAGCTCCGTGCCCATCATGGCCACGATCGTGCTGCTGCTCTCGCCGAACCGCACCCGAACCGCACTGCCCTTCCTCATCGGCTGGGTCGCCGGGCTCCTGCTCGTCGTCTCGATGTGCACGCTGTTCGCCCAGCTCATCCCCACGCCCAAGCTCGGCTTGCGCCCGAACACGGCGATCGGCATCTGGGAAACGGTCATCGGGTCTGCCCTCATCGTGCTCGCCATCGTCTCGTGGGCGCGTACTCGGCACGACTCCCGCACCGAACTGCCGAAGTGGCTCCGCTCGATCGACAAGATCGGCGCGTGGCCGGCGGTCGGACTCGCCCTCGTGCTCAACCTGCGCCCCAAGGCGATCCTGCTCGCGATCGCGGCCGGTCTGGCCATCCGCGGGGAGGACCTCGACTTCGCCGACACGGCGATCTCCATCGGCGTCTACGTGGTGATCGCCGCGTCGACCGTCGCCGTGCCGATCATCGTCACCCTCGCCGACCCGAAGCGCATGCAGCCCCGCCTCCTCATCTGGCAGGACTGGCTCATCCGCAACAGCGCCGTCGTCACCTCGCTCATCGTGCTGCTGATCGGCGTCGTCGTGCTCGGCAGCGGGCTCAGCAGGTTCTGA